One window of the Trypanosoma brucei gambiense DAL972 chromosome 5, complete sequence genome contains the following:
- a CDS encoding variant surface glycoprotein (VSG)-related, translating to MKVWKTVRFIVGAVLVMADASNAEGSLANEREFATLCGFVSLTHQIRESVYKVREKSEVDVILLQKKVADILFGTGISDVGSMKWQQYRQQDCGQDSGGRTFPGGETLVKDLICLCDGTDLQPRRDALCYAENTEQSRYTGWKNTLNHEKTWSRLQGKCEADHREGTPTRAEFENKKEQLRSGIKGRKDKEGTYYTYGGNAKNGLQICNGIATTEADGICVLYKRGSDGDNTSGIEWLNKLEELVKIVEGMDQSTNSDAKTVVETETKEKPKENPPSGRRDESTQGGSRYTPTATSTEANVSPARPAGEQKSYSQVISIPLRVLFSLIL from the coding sequence ATGAAGGTGTGGAAGACTGTGAGATTTATTGTGGGTGCTGTTTTGGTAATGGCAGATGCGTCCAACGCGGAAGGAAGCTTAGCTAATGAGAGGGAGTTTGCAACGCTTTGCGGATTTGTCAGTTTAACTCATCAAATAAGAGAGTCGGTGTACAAGGTGAGGGAAAAATCAGAGGTAGACGTGATTCTTCTACAGAAAAAGGTTGCTGATATATTGTTTGGAACGGGAATTAGTGATGTGGGCAGTATGAAGTGGCAACAATACAGACAACAAGATTGTGGACAAGATAGTGGCGGGCGTACTTTCCCAGGAGGGGAGACACTTGTAAAAGATCTCATTTGCCTGTGCGATGGGACGGACCTGCAGCCTCGACGCGATGCCCTTTGTTACGCTGAAAACACGGAACAGTCTCGCTACACTGGGTGGAAAAATACATTAAATCATGAAAAGACGTGGAGCCGCTTACAAGGTAAATGCGAAGCAGATCACAGAGAAGGTACGCCGACGCGCGCTGAGTTTGAGAACAAGAAAGAGCAGCTCAGGAGTGGTATAAAGGGACGTAAGGACAAAGAGGGAACATACTACACCTACGGGGGAAATGCAAAGAACGGATTGCAAATTTGCAACGGAATCGCTACAACAGAGGCTGACGGCATCTGTGTGTTATATAAAAGGGGATCAGATGGGGACAATACAAGCGGTATTGAGTGGCTCAATAAGCTTGAGGAACTGGTGAAGATAGTTGAAGGCATGGACCAAAGTACAAACAGCGATGCGAAAACGGTTGTCGAAAcagaaacgaaagaaaaaccGAAAGAAAACCCGCCTTCCGGGAGGAGGGACGAATCAACGCAAGGCGGGAGCAGATATACGCCGACAGCTACCAGTACTGAAGCAAACGTTTCTCCTGCAAGACCAGCGGGGGAGCAAAAGAGTTATAGCCAAGTCATTTCAATACCTTTAAGGGTATTGTTTTCATTAATTTTGTGA